In a genomic window of Nitratireductor basaltis:
- a CDS encoding MBL fold metallo-hydrolase, whose product MLVARLFAFTSFIFLLASPTWAQMQRPSTCMAVAQALPDIVYVSAPLVEAAAGDTVRITYAGHSTYLIDTPAGIRIATDFSGAYGASPTPDVVTMNKAHTTHFTRSPSPEIAHILPGWNEEGGGISHSLLVDDVYIRNVTTDISRYGVFEEDANSIFIFEVAGLCIGHLGHLHHRLTDTHYAEIGRLDIVMVPVDGGMTLALDGMSEITRRLSSSIILPMHRHRTPMSAFTGRMGEAFDLDFRESNSLEVSLSSLPRRPTIVILAGV is encoded by the coding sequence TTGGCCTCGCCCACCTGGGCACAGATGCAGCGCCCCAGCACCTGTATGGCGGTGGCCCAAGCTCTGCCCGATATAGTCTATGTCTCTGCCCCACTTGTCGAAGCAGCAGCGGGCGATACGGTTCGTATTACCTATGCGGGGCACTCGACCTATCTCATCGACACGCCGGCGGGCATACGCATAGCGACCGACTTTTCCGGCGCATATGGTGCATCTCCGACGCCGGACGTTGTCACGATGAACAAGGCCCACACAACGCATTTCACCCGCTCTCCATCTCCCGAGATCGCCCATATTCTCCCTGGCTGGAACGAGGAAGGCGGCGGGATTTCGCATTCGCTGCTGGTGGATGATGTGTATATCCGGAACGTCACGACGGACATTTCCCGCTACGGCGTCTTCGAGGAAGATGCCAATTCGATCTTCATCTTTGAAGTCGCCGGCCTGTGCATCGGCCATCTGGGACACCTGCACCATCGCCTGACGGACACGCATTATGCCGAGATCGGCCGCCTCGACATCGTGATGGTACCGGTAGATGGCGGCATGACACTGGCTCTGGACGGAATGAGTGAGATAACGCGCCGGCTCTCGTCCTCGATCATCCTGCCCATGCACCGGCATCGCACACCCATGTCGGCATTCACCGGCCGCATGGGCGAGGCATTCGATCTGGACTTCCGCGAAAGCAACAGCCTCGAGGTCTCGCTTTCAAGCCTGCCCCGGCGACCGACCATTGTCATCCTCGCCGGGGTTTGA